The following coding sequences lie in one Myxococcus xanthus genomic window:
- the tnpA gene encoding IS66 family insertion sequence element accessory protein TnpA produces the protein MSKPVEKQEWFRVAEAFEASGLTQKAFSRQRGLRLSTLQSWVCRRRRQ, from the coding sequence ATGTCGAAGCCGGTGGAGAAGCAGGAGTGGTTCCGGGTCGCCGAAGCCTTCGAGGCGAGCGGGCTGACGCAGAAGGCGTTCTCGCGGCAAAGAGGGCTGCGGCTCAGCACGTTGCAGTCGTGGGTGTGCCGGCGTCGACGTCAGTAG
- the tnpC gene encoding IS66 family transposase, whose amino-acid sequence MPRELPQDHFCPWREEAEELKAEVSRIGGEVDALKGQLAALQRHVFGRRAEKLPTVAAELRGDADSTAARAEAAKQKRRERASRKAEEAPAREIRHAVPTEARHCPACGGEDMKPLGKGRASVLYEYVPARFEKQVHVQEVLACACGRGVVTAPPPARVVDRGEYGPGFIAHVVTSKCADAMPLHRLAQRVERSGVPMSRSTLTDLFHQAASVLLPLSQHLLQCIAAADVVWADETPLRVLDVKKTRLGYLWTFLTQNEAGEWLIGYRFSMGRASRTPKEVLGGTSSALVVDAYTGYNAVTLPQGRVRVGCWAHCRRRFFDALATAPEARHAMDLILELYRVEAQARGADVVRTAAHRALRQLHSAPVLARLHVWLEEQTPRHPPKSPLGQAISYALKQWAALTRFVENERLPLDNNRAEAALRKAALGRKNFLFVGHEAAGENLAGLYALVATCEANQVNPEAYLADVLLRVQTHPNSRIDELLPHEWKRRRIADPPNSPLQLCI is encoded by the coding sequence GTGCCTCGAGAGCTCCCTCAAGACCACTTCTGCCCCTGGCGCGAGGAGGCGGAGGAACTCAAGGCCGAGGTGAGCCGTATCGGCGGGGAGGTGGACGCACTCAAGGGGCAGTTGGCGGCCCTGCAGCGTCACGTCTTCGGCCGCAGGGCGGAGAAGTTGCCGACAGTGGCTGCCGAGCTGCGAGGGGACGCGGACTCGACGGCGGCCCGGGCCGAGGCCGCGAAGCAGAAGCGCCGGGAGAGAGCCTCCCGGAAGGCGGAGGAGGCACCCGCACGGGAGATTCGCCACGCGGTGCCAACCGAGGCGCGCCACTGCCCTGCGTGTGGCGGCGAGGACATGAAGCCACTGGGCAAGGGCCGCGCTTCGGTGCTGTACGAGTACGTGCCGGCGCGCTTCGAGAAGCAAGTGCACGTGCAGGAAGTGCTGGCGTGCGCGTGCGGCCGGGGCGTCGTCACCGCCCCGCCTCCGGCCAGAGTAGTGGACAGGGGCGAGTACGGCCCGGGCTTCATCGCGCATGTGGTGACGTCGAAGTGTGCCGACGCCATGCCGCTGCACCGGCTGGCCCAACGTGTTGAGCGCAGTGGCGTCCCCATGAGTCGCAGCACGCTGACGGACCTCTTCCACCAAGCCGCCTCGGTGCTGCTGCCGCTGTCGCAGCACCTGCTGCAATGCATTGCAGCCGCGGACGTGGTGTGGGCGGACGAGACGCCTCTGCGCGTGCTGGACGTGAAGAAGACGCGGCTGGGTTACCTCTGGACTTTCCTCACCCAGAACGAAGCCGGTGAGTGGCTCATTGGTTACCGCTTCAGCATGGGCCGGGCGAGCAGGACGCCCAAGGAAGTCCTGGGAGGTACCTCGAGTGCGCTCGTGGTGGACGCATACACCGGCTACAACGCGGTGACGCTGCCCCAGGGCCGGGTGCGCGTCGGCTGCTGGGCGCATTGCCGCCGCCGATTCTTCGACGCGCTGGCCACCGCGCCCGAAGCGCGCCATGCCATGGACCTCATCCTCGAACTCTACCGAGTGGAGGCCCAGGCGAGAGGCGCGGACGTGGTGCGCACCGCCGCCCACCGCGCTCTGCGCCAATTGCACAGCGCCCCCGTCCTCGCGCGACTGCACGTCTGGCTTGAAGAACAGACGCCGCGGCACCCACCCAAGAGTCCGCTGGGCCAGGCTATTTCCTACGCCCTCAAGCAGTGGGCGGCCCTCACGCGCTTCGTCGAGAATGAGCGCCTACCCCTGGACAACAACCGCGCGGAGGCGGCGCTGAGAAAGGCCGCCCTGGGGAGGAAGAATTTTCTCTTCGTCGGCCACGAGGCCGCGGGGGAGAACCTGGCCGGTCTCTACGCGCTGGTGGCCACCTGTGAGGCCAACCAAGTCAATCCCGAGGCATACCTCGCGGACGTCCTGCTGCGCGTTCAGACGCACCCCAACTCCCGCATCGACGAACTGCTGCCCCACGAGTGGAAGCGACGGCGTATCGCCGACCCGCCCAACTCACCTCTCCAGCTCTGCATCTGA
- the tnpB gene encoding IS66 family insertion sequence element accessory protein TnpB (TnpB, as the term is used for proteins encoded by IS66 family insertion elements, is considered an accessory protein, since TnpC, encoded by a neighboring gene, is a DDE family transposase.), which yields MFALPASVRVVLATEPVDMRKSIDGLMALVRSAWGEDVYSGHLFAFVSRMGDRVKVLTWSRGGFVLLYKRLETGRFRLPPVDAGAQVVHLDATQLAMLLDGIDVAQVRRQPAWTPPGRTGT from the coding sequence GTGTTTGCCCTTCCAGCCTCGGTGCGCGTGGTGCTGGCGACAGAGCCGGTGGACATGCGTAAGTCGATTGACGGCCTGATGGCACTGGTGCGCAGCGCATGGGGCGAGGACGTCTACTCGGGGCACCTCTTCGCCTTCGTCTCGCGCATGGGCGACAGAGTCAAGGTGCTGACGTGGAGTCGAGGCGGCTTCGTGCTGCTGTACAAGCGGCTGGAGACGGGCCGCTTCCGCCTACCACCGGTGGACGCGGGCGCGCAGGTGGTGCACCTGGACGCCACGCAGTTGGCGATGCTGCTGGACGGCATTGACGTGGCGCAGGTGAGGCGCCAGCCTGCCTGGACGCCTCCCGGGCGCACGGGCACCTGA
- the tnpA gene encoding IS66 family insertion sequence element accessory protein TnpA, which produces MSKPVEKQEWFRVAEAFEASGLTQKAFSSQRGVRLSTLQSWVYRRRRQHGSQAEVVRLLPVEVATRPTATESMLEVVTASGARVRFEEGTDVDYVARLVAALGR; this is translated from the coding sequence ATGTCAAAGCCGGTGGAGAAGCAGGAGTGGTTCCGGGTCGCCGAAGCCTTCGAGGCGAGCGGACTGACGCAAAAAGCGTTCTCCTCGCAGCGAGGCGTGCGGCTCAGCACGTTGCAGTCGTGGGTGTACCGGCGCCGACGCCAGCACGGCAGTCAGGCAGAGGTAGTGCGCCTGCTGCCGGTGGAGGTCGCGACGAGGCCCACGGCGACGGAGTCGATGCTGGAGGTGGTAACGGCGAGCGGAGCGCGGGTGCGCTTCGAGGAGGGCACCGACGTCGACTACGTGGCCCGGCTCGTCGCCGCGCTGGGGCGGTGA
- a CDS encoding transposase zinc-binding domain-containing protein, which yields MPPLLAEASDVGRGLPRYVERDFARYLECGVLVHGFARVRCESCKDELLVAFSCKGRGVCPSCNAKRAQVTAVHLVERVLPHVPFRQWTLSFPHRVRWIRIRPAKDVLRGVE from the coding sequence TTGCCACCGCTGCTGGCGGAGGCGAGCGACGTGGGGCGCGGCCTACCCCGGTACGTGGAGCGGGACTTCGCCAGGTACCTGGAGTGCGGCGTGCTGGTGCACGGATTCGCGCGGGTGCGCTGCGAGAGTTGTAAGGACGAACTGCTCGTCGCCTTCTCGTGCAAGGGGCGAGGGGTGTGCCCCTCCTGCAACGCGAAGCGGGCGCAGGTGACGGCGGTGCACCTGGTGGAGCGGGTGCTGCCGCACGTGCCCTTCCGTCAGTGGACGTTGTCCTTTCCGCACCGGGTGCGATGGATACGTATCCGTCCGGCCAAGGACGTGCTGAGAGGCGTTGAGTGA
- a CDS encoding FAD-dependent oxidoreductase: MRVVVDLTRCQGYAQCAFLAPSVFRMQSGDALLYDSNPDDALREQIKRAAAACPVQAIHIGGMGTLAAMRKEPAQRRKPRGPVRLTDAEAAFKRGGRIVIVGASLAGLTAALMLRTQGFAGSLTLIGDEAYDPYDRPPLSKQVLTGWVKADHTLLPYSDELDADWHLGVRAMGLDLAGRQVLLADGNRVQFDRLLIATGARARPWPNDAEASLEGVEVVRTRDDAAQLQRRLAARPGRVLVIGGGFTGSEVASACRELGLPVTVTERGATPLVGALGGVVGAVAAALQRDHGVDLRCGVTVTRLEGDANGRLRRAHFSDGSTLNVDVAVVALGAIRNVEWLRDSGLAVTRWGVACDAACHAFDINGLVTGNIFVAGDVARVPHPIYDYQFLSLEHWGNAVTQAKIAAHNMLSPEADRWPHLAIPTFWSTQFGVNIKSVGVPTFSDALVITQGSLAERRFVAVYGYKGRVTAAVAFDQPKWLEFYQGLIDAAAPFPPAFRTVHQPAEMRPVPPEFPKRAVSDQEATVMVTGREPYERRVRWVYRHL; encoded by the coding sequence ATGAGAGTCGTCGTCGACCTCACCCGCTGCCAGGGGTATGCGCAGTGCGCCTTCCTTGCGCCGAGCGTGTTCAGGATGCAGAGCGGGGATGCGCTGCTGTACGACTCCAACCCCGACGACGCCCTTCGTGAGCAGATCAAGCGAGCCGCTGCGGCGTGCCCCGTCCAGGCCATCCACATTGGCGGGATGGGCACCCTGGCGGCGATGCGGAAAGAGCCTGCACAGCGACGGAAGCCCAGGGGGCCCGTGCGTCTCACCGACGCGGAAGCGGCGTTCAAGCGCGGTGGCCGCATCGTTATCGTCGGCGCATCCCTGGCCGGGTTGACTGCCGCCCTCATGCTCCGCACCCAAGGCTTTGCTGGGTCGTTGACCCTCATCGGGGATGAGGCCTACGACCCGTACGACCGGCCGCCGCTCTCCAAGCAGGTCCTGACAGGTTGGGTGAAGGCAGACCACACCCTATTGCCTTACAGCGACGAGCTCGATGCGGACTGGCACCTGGGAGTCCGTGCCATGGGACTGGACCTGGCCGGCAGGCAGGTCCTCCTTGCTGACGGGAACAGGGTCCAGTTCGACCGGTTGCTGATTGCGACGGGGGCGCGTGCCCGGCCGTGGCCCAACGACGCGGAGGCGTCGCTGGAGGGCGTAGAGGTGGTGCGCACCCGCGACGATGCGGCCCAGTTGCAGCGCCGTCTGGCCGCCAGACCCGGCCGGGTTCTGGTCATCGGCGGCGGGTTCACCGGCTCGGAGGTCGCCTCCGCGTGCCGCGAGCTGGGTCTGCCGGTGACCGTCACGGAGCGGGGGGCCACTCCACTGGTGGGGGCGCTCGGCGGAGTTGTCGGGGCGGTCGCAGCCGCCTTGCAACGCGACCATGGCGTCGACCTGCGCTGCGGCGTCACCGTCACGCGGCTGGAGGGGGATGCAAACGGGAGGCTGCGGCGGGCCCACTTCTCCGACGGCTCGACACTGAACGTCGACGTGGCCGTGGTCGCGCTAGGGGCGATCCGCAACGTGGAGTGGCTGCGCGACTCGGGGCTGGCGGTGACTCGATGGGGGGTGGCCTGTGATGCGGCCTGCCACGCGTTCGACATCAACGGCCTGGTGACCGGGAACATCTTCGTCGCCGGGGACGTGGCCCGCGTCCCTCACCCGATCTACGACTACCAGTTCCTGTCCCTCGAGCACTGGGGCAACGCGGTCACCCAGGCCAAAATTGCGGCCCACAACATGCTCAGCCCGGAAGCGGACCGCTGGCCACACCTGGCCATCCCCACCTTCTGGTCCACGCAATTCGGCGTCAACATCAAATCGGTGGGTGTGCCGACCTTCTCGGACGCGCTCGTCATCACCCAGGGCTCACTCGCCGAGCGCCGATTCGTCGCCGTCTACGGCTACAAGGGGCGTGTCACCGCCGCGGTCGCTTTCGACCAGCCCAAATGGCTGGAGTTCTACCAGGGCTTGATCGATGCGGCCGCGCCGTTCCCGCCCGCCTTCCGCACCGTCCATCAGCCCGCCGAGATGCGGCCCGTCCCTCCCGAATTTCCGAAACGGGCCGTGTCCGACCAGGAGGCCACCGTCATGGTCACCGGCCGTGAACCCTACGAGCGGCGGGTCCGGTGGGTGTACCGGCACCTTTGA
- a CDS encoding cytochrome P450 yields MAQASIFEQILDPANRANPYPLYAELRKTPVAREADGTYIVSTYDEIVALLHDPRVSSDIRNLVRQAGATPSPQEGPPGLPEPFIRRDPPDHDRLRKLAMRPFGPPHTPGRIDALRPWLVETTTGLLDALAGKNQVDIVGDVAYPFPVTVICKLLGVPREDESRFHELADAGIETLDPTTGTIEQRKAKRDRTKAELGQYLAALADAHLRQPGGDLLSGFLTDNGPNGRMSREEVLSTAALLLVAGHETTVNLIANGMLTLLRHPGVFERLRREPELSIPLVEELLRYEPPVQFLPDRVTLADIDIAGTTIPQGSPLVLMLAAGSRDPERFDDPDRFMPDRPNNSHLGFGSGIHYCFGAPLARLEAQIALTELACRLEHPRLVADPPPYRPNPTLRGPLHLLVEVDGIRAAGVR; encoded by the coding sequence ATGGCACAGGCCAGCATCTTCGAGCAGATCCTCGACCCGGCCAACCGGGCCAACCCCTACCCGCTCTACGCCGAGTTGCGGAAGACTCCCGTGGCGCGCGAGGCCGACGGCACGTACATCGTCAGCACCTACGATGAGATTGTCGCGTTGCTCCACGACCCACGGGTCAGCTCCGACATACGCAACCTCGTCCGGCAGGCCGGTGCCACGCCCTCCCCCCAGGAGGGCCCTCCAGGGCTGCCAGAGCCCTTCATCCGGCGCGACCCTCCCGACCACGACCGGCTCCGGAAGCTGGCGATGAGGCCCTTCGGGCCGCCGCACACCCCCGGACGCATTGATGCCCTTCGTCCCTGGCTGGTCGAGACCACCACGGGCCTGCTTGACGCGCTCGCGGGCAAGAACCAGGTCGACATCGTCGGCGACGTGGCCTACCCATTCCCTGTGACTGTCATCTGCAAGCTGCTGGGAGTCCCTCGCGAGGACGAATCGCGCTTTCACGAGTTGGCCGACGCGGGCATCGAGACCCTTGACCCCACCACAGGGACGATCGAGCAGCGAAAGGCCAAGCGCGACCGGACGAAAGCGGAGCTGGGGCAGTACCTCGCTGCGCTCGCCGATGCCCACCTGCGCCAGCCCGGCGGCGACCTGCTCTCCGGGTTCCTGACGGATAACGGCCCCAACGGGCGGATGTCGCGGGAAGAGGTGTTGAGCACCGCCGCGTTGCTGCTCGTCGCTGGCCATGAGACCACCGTCAACCTCATCGCCAATGGCATGCTCACCCTGCTGCGCCACCCCGGCGTGTTCGAGCGGCTGCGCCGCGAGCCCGAGCTGAGCATCCCGCTGGTCGAGGAGCTGCTGCGCTATGAACCACCGGTGCAGTTCCTGCCTGACCGCGTCACTCTGGCCGACATCGACATTGCCGGCACCACCATTCCCCAGGGCTCGCCGCTCGTGCTGATGCTCGCTGCGGGCAGCCGCGACCCAGAGCGCTTCGACGACCCCGACCGCTTCATGCCCGACCGGCCCAACAACTCGCACCTGGGCTTCGGCAGTGGCATTCACTACTGCTTTGGTGCACCGCTTGCCCGGTTGGAGGCACAGATTGCCTTGACCGAACTCGCCTGCCGCCTTGAGCACCCCAGGCTCGTTGCCGACCCGCCCCCCTACCGGCCCAACCCGACCTTGCGAGGTCCCCTCCACCTCCTCGTCGAGGTCGACGGCATCCGGGCGGCGGGCGTGCGATAG
- a CDS encoding tRNA1(Val) (adenine(37)-N6)-methyltransferase: MFRSNSSQDQGRRWTRLAAVGCTGSFAHVLCNPSYRTRASGRSSMSMEKVIVWHELTCELQDVVRAADHLLVPRGALFMVYPASRFGELTSVRRLHRLEPRTVRCVHPLADRPAKRVLLHAVKAGRADLTVLPPLVLHGDDEHAFTDEVNAMLM, translated from the coding sequence GTGTTCCGCTCGAACTCCAGCCAGGACCAGGGGAGACGCTGGACTCGATTGGCGGCGGTGGGGTGCACGGGCAGCTTCGCGCACGTGCTGTGCAATCCGTCGTATCGGACGCGAGCATCCGGACGCAGCAGCATGTCCATGGAGAAGGTGATTGTTTGGCACGAGCTGACATGTGAGCTCCAGGACGTGGTGCGCGCCGCGGACCACCTGCTGGTGCCGCGCGGCGCGCTGTTCATGGTGTATCCGGCGTCACGGTTCGGGGAGCTGACGTCCGTGCGGAGGCTTCACCGGTTGGAGCCGCGCACCGTGCGGTGCGTGCATCCCTTGGCGGACCGGCCCGCGAAGCGGGTGCTGCTCCATGCCGTCAAGGCGGGCAGGGCGGACCTGACGGTGCTGCCGCCGCTGGTGCTGCACGGGGATGACGAGCACGCGTTCACGGATGAGGTGAACGCGATGTTGATGTGA
- a CDS encoding DUF1015 family protein, with amino-acid sequence MARVNPFSALLGSLDSSLEPSGYVPRGNAVPQPSHVRPLLEAANPTAELRRMRDSGALLRDSRPAMYLVEVQGPAGKLGGPPVRFLLCALNPDAGASLEHDPYRPRAWEAEPAITLTADDHGVLRGLLAEASERAIVVWEGRYGQNTLSLRRIEPSPVSKRLQAVLDEAPMRPLAALNERGPTLAAVVPLSDPGLELLPIHRALKGVETFKEETFLTLVTAYARVYELDEPLNTPRGLAVARERLATLITGHHAVLLVLPGGRGRILRFRQGLDLAHLKGAPRNPTLRSLDLALLNALVLRTVLGIKDPEAPGHSQVYPVQGMEALVQGVESGMFQAGFALNPPPLWEVRAVMEAQATLPPSTLRVEPLPPAGLLYLDREV; translated from the coding sequence ATGGCGCGCGTCAATCCATTTTCGGCCCTTCTTGGCTCGCTGGATTCCTCGCTGGAGCCCAGCGGCTACGTGCCGCGTGGCAATGCGGTGCCCCAGCCGTCTCACGTCCGCCCCCTGCTGGAGGCAGCCAATCCCACGGCGGAGCTGCGGCGCATGCGGGACTCGGGCGCGCTGCTGAGGGACTCACGCCCCGCGATGTACTTGGTGGAGGTGCAGGGGCCCGCCGGCAAGCTCGGCGGCCCGCCGGTGCGCTTCCTCCTGTGTGCCCTGAACCCGGATGCGGGCGCCTCGCTGGAGCATGACCCGTACCGGCCCAGGGCCTGGGAAGCGGAGCCCGCTATCACGCTGACCGCGGATGACCATGGGGTGCTGCGCGGATTGCTCGCGGAGGCTTCCGAGCGCGCCATCGTCGTGTGGGAAGGGCGCTACGGACAGAACACCCTGTCGCTGCGGCGCATCGAGCCTTCCCCCGTGTCGAAGCGGCTCCAAGCGGTGCTGGATGAAGCGCCCATGCGCCCACTGGCGGCGTTGAACGAGCGCGGCCCGACGCTGGCGGCCGTGGTTCCGCTGTCCGACCCGGGGCTGGAGTTGCTACCCATCCACCGCGCGCTCAAGGGCGTGGAGACCTTCAAGGAGGAGACGTTCCTCACGCTGGTGACGGCGTATGCGCGCGTCTACGAACTGGATGAGCCCCTGAATACCCCGCGCGGTCTGGCGGTGGCGCGAGAGCGACTGGCCACGCTCATCACCGGGCACCACGCGGTGCTGCTGGTGTTGCCGGGAGGCCGAGGCCGCATCCTTCGGTTCCGTCAGGGGTTGGACCTGGCGCACCTGAAGGGGGCGCCGCGCAATCCCACGCTGCGGAGCCTGGACCTGGCGTTGCTCAACGCGCTGGTGCTGCGGACCGTGCTGGGCATCAAGGACCCGGAGGCGCCGGGGCACTCGCAGGTGTACCCGGTGCAGGGGATGGAAGCGCTGGTGCAGGGCGTGGAGTCGGGGATGTTCCAGGCGGGCTTCGCCCTCAATCCGCCGCCGCTGTGGGAGGTGCGCGCGGTGATGGAGGCACAGGCGACGCTGCCACCCAGCACCCTTCGAGTCGAACCGTTGCCACCAGCGGGGCTGCTCTACCTGGACCGGGAAGTCTGA
- a CDS encoding deoxyribodipyrimidine photo-lyase, translating into MPEGFSWSELGVDSARVQVVKDLPLPSGRRDFVLYWCMVNHRAEQNHALDAAIGLGNHLGLPVVVYQAIRPDYPHASDRLHAWALEGMMDMATGCAARGLPYWLELPRTSKEHRPRLAQLGRRAAAIVSDLFPTYIIPGHLRGAAKALDVPLFSVDASCVVPMQRIATRQIGAYTLRPKLKKLWPEYLDRAVPNRAVKAAAAGRKLEPDFATSDAREARESLDAFDFDHSVAPIKERGGRKAGLEALQAFVHQRLEGYDEGRNDPGLARQSNLSPFFHWGNLFAGEAARAAIRARGAQDASVQGFLEELLVRRELGFNYCLHTPGPQQLSVASLPPWAKETLTRHQKDAREHRYSLKQLETARTADGLWNAAQRELVERGRIHNYLRMLWGKKILEWTPSPQEALQRIAFLNDKYAVDGRDPASVANFMWVLGLHDRPFQEREVLGKVRPMSSLRTATKYNLAPYLERWGRPEDPPVKLKRVRKAAGT; encoded by the coding sequence ATGCCTGAAGGCTTCTCGTGGTCCGAACTCGGCGTCGATTCGGCGCGCGTCCAAGTGGTGAAGGACCTCCCCCTTCCTTCCGGCCGCCGCGACTTCGTCCTCTACTGGTGCATGGTCAACCATCGCGCCGAGCAGAACCACGCGCTGGATGCCGCCATCGGTCTGGGCAACCACCTGGGCCTGCCCGTCGTCGTCTACCAGGCCATCCGTCCGGACTACCCCCATGCCTCCGACAGGCTCCACGCCTGGGCCCTGGAGGGGATGATGGACATGGCCACCGGCTGCGCCGCGCGCGGGCTGCCCTACTGGCTGGAGCTGCCCCGGACCTCGAAGGAGCACCGTCCCCGGCTGGCCCAACTCGGCCGGCGCGCCGCCGCCATCGTGTCGGACCTGTTCCCCACGTACATCATCCCGGGCCACCTGCGTGGCGCCGCCAAGGCCCTGGACGTGCCGCTGTTCTCCGTGGATGCGTCATGCGTGGTGCCCATGCAGCGCATCGCCACGCGGCAGATTGGCGCCTATACCTTGCGGCCCAAGCTGAAGAAGCTGTGGCCGGAGTACCTGGACCGCGCCGTGCCCAACCGCGCGGTGAAGGCCGCCGCGGCCGGACGCAAGCTGGAGCCGGACTTCGCCACGTCGGACGCACGCGAGGCCCGCGAGTCCCTGGACGCCTTCGACTTCGACCATTCGGTGGCGCCCATCAAGGAGCGCGGAGGACGCAAAGCGGGCCTTGAGGCGCTCCAGGCCTTCGTGCACCAACGGTTGGAGGGCTATGACGAAGGCCGCAACGACCCGGGCCTGGCGCGACAGTCCAACCTGTCCCCCTTCTTCCACTGGGGCAACCTCTTCGCGGGAGAGGCCGCGCGCGCCGCCATCCGCGCACGCGGCGCGCAGGATGCTTCGGTGCAGGGCTTCCTGGAGGAGCTGCTCGTCCGCCGTGAGCTGGGCTTCAACTACTGCCTCCACACGCCGGGGCCGCAGCAGCTCTCCGTGGCCTCCCTGCCTCCGTGGGCGAAGGAGACGCTCACCCGCCACCAGAAGGACGCGCGCGAGCACCGCTATTCGTTGAAGCAATTGGAGACAGCGCGGACCGCGGACGGCTTGTGGAACGCGGCCCAGCGCGAGCTGGTGGAGCGTGGCCGCATCCACAACTACCTGCGCATGCTGTGGGGGAAGAAAATCCTGGAGTGGACGCCATCCCCCCAGGAAGCGCTGCAACGCATCGCGTTCCTCAACGACAAGTACGCGGTGGATGGCAGGGACCCCGCAAGCGTCGCCAACTTCATGTGGGTGCTGGGACTGCATGACCGCCCCTTCCAGGAGCGGGAGGTGCTGGGCAAGGTGCGGCCCATGAGCTCCCTGCGCACGGCGACCAAGTACAACCTGGCACCCTACCTGGAGCGCTGGGGCCGCCCGGAGGACCCACCGGTGAAGCTCAAGCGCGTTCGCAAGGCGGCAGGCACGTGA
- a CDS encoding polyhydroxyalkanoic acid system family protein — MGMMKFDIPHSLPKEEVKQRVDQLLQYWGGKYGVKADWQGEGAKIVGKVMGIQMDASFVITDKAVEGEGTDPGMLLRGQAKSYLQKKFGSVLDPSKSLDQVKSSLD, encoded by the coding sequence ATGGGAATGATGAAGTTCGATATCCCCCACTCCCTCCCCAAGGAGGAGGTCAAGCAGCGCGTCGATCAGCTGCTCCAGTACTGGGGCGGCAAGTACGGCGTGAAGGCGGACTGGCAGGGGGAAGGCGCGAAAATCGTCGGCAAGGTGATGGGCATCCAGATGGACGCCTCGTTCGTCATCACCGACAAGGCCGTCGAGGGTGAGGGCACCGACCCTGGCATGCTGCTGCGCGGCCAGGCCAAGAGCTACCTGCAGAAGAAGTTCGGCTCCGTGCTCGACCCGAGCAAGAGCCTGGACCAGGTGAAGAGCAGCCTGGACTGA